From Atribacterota bacterium, one genomic window encodes:
- the hydG gene encoding [FeFe] hydrogenase H-cluster radical SAM maturase HydG codes for MSQVASLSAKEWMNRIIKEEEVEKYLSDGRDFIDDQGIETLLRQHARPDPKQVREILEKSLHLERLEPEETATLLNVEDPEMWEEMFATAKEVKRKVYGDRIVTFAPLYCSNYCVNNCLYCGFRRDNHLQKRRQLTIEEVRREAEALVSLGHKRLIMVYGEHPTSDVDYIAQTIQTVYETKVGHGEIRRVNVNAAPLDIARYRVLKEVGIGTFQVFQETYHHETYRKLHPSGIKAHYRWRLYALHRAQEAGIDDVAIGALFGLYNWKFEVMGLLYHTIDLENHFGGVGPHTISFPRLEPAVNTPLAQESQYRVSDRDFKRLVTVIRLSVPYAGMIITAREPAHVRREVIPVGCTQTDASTRIGIGAYSERYGEQELERQQFEINDPRSLDEVVRELANMGYITSFCTADYRCGRTGKYFMDITKKGKIHHFCMPNAILTFKEYLLDYASPETKETGEKIIAQKFAELDDRLKPLITEYLQRIENGERDLRI; via the coding sequence ATGTCTCAGGTGGCATCGCTATCGGCCAAAGAATGGATGAACCGAATCATCAAGGAAGAAGAGGTGGAAAAGTACCTGTCGGACGGAAGGGACTTTATCGATGACCAAGGTATCGAAACACTGCTCCGGCAACATGCTCGTCCTGACCCAAAGCAGGTACGGGAAATCCTGGAAAAATCGCTCCACCTAGAACGTCTTGAACCAGAGGAGACAGCCACACTCCTCAACGTTGAAGACCCAGAAATGTGGGAAGAAATGTTCGCCACAGCGAAAGAAGTGAAAAGAAAAGTTTATGGAGACCGAATTGTTACTTTTGCCCCCCTTTATTGTAGCAATTACTGTGTGAATAACTGCCTATACTGTGGTTTCCGTCGGGACAACCATCTCCAAAAAAGGCGGCAACTGACCATCGAGGAAGTGCGCCGAGAAGCGGAAGCTCTGGTGTCTCTGGGACACAAGCGCCTGATCATGGTCTACGGAGAGCATCCCACATCCGATGTGGACTACATCGCTCAAACCATTCAAACCGTGTACGAAACCAAGGTCGGTCATGGTGAAATTCGCCGGGTCAATGTGAACGCTGCTCCTCTGGACATTGCCCGGTACCGAGTGCTTAAAGAAGTGGGTATCGGGACATTCCAGGTCTTTCAGGAAACATACCATCACGAAACGTATCGTAAGCTCCATCCTTCTGGTATTAAGGCTCACTACCGGTGGCGGCTCTATGCCCTGCATCGAGCCCAGGAAGCTGGTATTGATGATGTTGCCATCGGAGCTCTTTTTGGACTCTATAACTGGAAGTTTGAAGTCATGGGACTGCTCTACCATACCATCGACCTGGAGAACCATTTTGGGGGAGTGGGACCACATACCATTTCCTTTCCCCGTCTGGAACCTGCCGTCAACACCCCTCTGGCCCAAGAAAGCCAATATCGAGTTTCCGACCGAGATTTCAAAAGACTGGTTACGGTCATCCGCCTCTCCGTCCCCTATGCTGGGATGATCATCACTGCCCGAGAACCAGCCCATGTGCGCCGGGAAGTGATTCCGGTGGGATGTACGCAAACCGATGCCTCCACCCGCATTGGCATTGGTGCTTACAGTGAGCGCTACGGTGAACAGGAATTGGAACGGCAGCAGTTTGAGATTAACGACCCTCGCTCTCTGGATGAAGTGGTGCGCGAACTTGCCAACATGGGATACATCACTTCGTTCTGCACCGCAGACTATCGCTGTGGGAGAACCGGCAAGTACTTCATGGACATCACCAAAAAGGGGAAAATTCACCATTTCTGCATGCCGAACGCCATCCTAACTTTCAAAGAGTACCTCCTGGACTACGCTTCACCAGAAACAAAGGAAACTGGAGAAAAAATCATCGCCCAGAAATTTGCCGAACTCGACGACCGACTCAAACCCCTGATCACCGAGTACCTCCAAAGAATCGAAAATGGAGAACGAGACTTGCGAATTTGA